One region of Polynucleobacter paneuropaeus genomic DNA includes:
- a CDS encoding GNAT family N-acetyltransferase — protein sequence MSDIPNPLAAFDIFNSRFEDMPKKLSKLRPLKKLFSKKIAKKLFGKKFALKPRALTPVTQDHVVAKPASKPKRPAFQITWASTPNEIKEAQRLRYKVFAEEMGANLAQNHEGLDVDEFDAYCDHLLIRDQETLKVVGTYRVLPPHKAQEIGRLYSDSEFDLTRLNHLRPKMVELGRSCVHADYRSGAVIMALWSGLAQYMQKHRYEIMLGCASIPMADGGHFAASLYNSLSEEQMAPTENHAFPRLPLPLDKLNGGLDVEPPPLIKGYLKLGAKICSAPAWDPDFNTADLLTMLRLSEINPRYAKHFLNV from the coding sequence ATGTCCGACATTCCAAACCCACTTGCGGCCTTTGACATCTTCAACTCCCGATTTGAAGATATGCCTAAGAAACTCAGTAAGTTACGTCCTTTAAAGAAACTATTTTCTAAGAAGATTGCCAAGAAACTCTTTGGTAAGAAATTTGCGCTCAAGCCCCGCGCCTTGACCCCGGTGACTCAAGATCACGTTGTTGCTAAGCCTGCTAGCAAGCCTAAGCGCCCTGCTTTCCAGATCACTTGGGCAAGTACCCCAAATGAGATCAAAGAAGCCCAAAGATTGCGATACAAGGTATTTGCTGAAGAAATGGGTGCAAACCTAGCCCAAAATCATGAGGGCCTTGATGTCGATGAATTCGATGCCTATTGCGACCATTTATTGATCCGCGATCAAGAGACCCTAAAAGTTGTTGGTACCTATCGTGTTTTACCTCCCCACAAAGCCCAAGAAATTGGTCGTCTTTATTCCGATTCTGAGTTTGATCTGACCCGCTTGAACCACTTGCGTCCAAAGATGGTCGAATTAGGTCGCTCTTGCGTTCACGCCGACTATCGCTCTGGTGCTGTCATCATGGCGCTCTGGAGTGGTCTGGCCCAGTACATGCAAAAGCATCGCTATGAAATCATGCTCGGTTGCGCCAGCATCCCGATGGCTGATGGTGGTCACTTTGCAGCAAGCTTGTACAACTCGCTCTCAGAAGAGCAAATGGCTCCAACCGAGAACCATGCTTTCCCTCGCCTGCCTTTGCCATTAGACAAACTCAATGGCGGGCTAGATGTTGAGCCTCCTCCACTGATCAAAGGCTATTTGAAGTTGGGTGCGAAGATTTGCAGTGCCCCTGCCTGGGATCCAGATTTCAATACCGCCGACCTCTTAACGATGTTGCGTCTGTCTGAAATCAATCCACGTTACGCGAAGCACTTCCTCAACGTTTAG
- a CDS encoding diacylglycerol kinase: MSNYHIDQNPHKGNKGLTRAWHAAKNSWCGVVYAFKEESAFRQELTLLIICTPIALFLNISVLEKVALICSIIMVLVVELLNSSVEAAIDRISFEHHDLSKRAKDFGSAAVMLALLVAVLIWIAVCGPLVAKL, from the coding sequence TTGAGTAACTATCACATCGATCAAAACCCCCACAAGGGCAATAAAGGCCTGACTCGGGCTTGGCATGCAGCCAAGAATTCTTGGTGCGGAGTGGTGTATGCCTTTAAAGAAGAAAGTGCCTTTAGACAAGAGTTAACGCTGTTGATTATTTGCACTCCAATCGCCCTGTTTCTGAATATCAGCGTTCTCGAAAAAGTAGCCTTGATCTGCTCCATCATTATGGTCTTGGTCGTCGAATTGCTCAATTCCAGTGTAGAAGCGGCGATTGATCGGATTTCCTTTGAACACCACGACTTATCCAAAAGAGCGAAGGATTTTGGGTCTGCAGCAGTCATGCTAGCCCTTTTAGTCGCTGTTTTGATCTGGATAGCGGTTTGTGGTCCTCTTGTAGCAAAACTGTAA
- a CDS encoding glycosyltransferase family 4 protein, which translates to MKIMIITDAWDPQVNGVVRTLKQTRAELIGMGHEVEMITPNDFKTIPCPTYPDISLSLFPGKTVARKIKEFAPDAMHIATEGPLGLSARAYAVKNKLPLSTAYHTRFPEYVKARTGIPLALTYAFLRWFHKPSMAVMAPTVVVKQDLEKYGFTNVVLWSRGVDLDIFKMQDSKKLNSAHPIFLYVGRVAVEKNINAFLEIDLPGSKWVVGDGPAMEGIKQKYPEVNYLGVLNQYELAEVYAAADVFVFPSKTDTFGLVLLEAMACGTPVAAYPVTGPIDVLGDSPAGAMNEDLREACMQALTIPREVARAHAEKFSWRAASEQFARHLKPVPSTEVHVTALA; encoded by the coding sequence CATGAAGTCGAAATGATCACCCCCAATGATTTCAAGACTATTCCTTGCCCCACTTACCCAGATATCTCTTTGTCTTTGTTTCCAGGCAAGACTGTTGCTAGAAAGATTAAAGAATTCGCTCCCGATGCGATGCATATCGCCACTGAAGGGCCTTTAGGTTTATCGGCTCGCGCTTACGCAGTTAAAAACAAGTTACCCCTCTCTACCGCGTATCACACCCGTTTTCCAGAATATGTAAAAGCCCGCACTGGCATTCCCCTTGCCCTGACCTATGCATTCTTGCGCTGGTTCCACAAGCCTTCTATGGCTGTGATGGCGCCAACGGTTGTGGTCAAGCAAGATCTAGAGAAGTATGGCTTTACCAATGTAGTGCTCTGGTCTAGAGGTGTTGATCTCGACATCTTCAAGATGCAAGACTCCAAAAAACTCAATAGCGCCCATCCTATCTTTTTATATGTTGGTCGCGTTGCTGTTGAAAAAAATATCAATGCCTTCTTAGAAATCGATCTACCCGGTTCTAAATGGGTTGTAGGTGATGGCCCCGCCATGGAAGGTATCAAGCAAAAGTATCCTGAAGTGAACTACCTCGGCGTTCTCAATCAATACGAGTTGGCTGAAGTCTATGCAGCTGCTGATGTGTTTGTTTTCCCAAGCAAGACCGATACCTTTGGCTTAGTCTTGCTTGAAGCTATGGCTTGCGGTACTCCAGTTGCAGCCTATCCTGTCACTGGGCCCATTGATGTCTTGGGCGACTCTCCTGCTGGTGCGATGAACGAAGACTTACGTGAGGCTTGCATGCAAGCTTTAACCATTCCCCGTGAAGTAGCGCGTGCCCATGCTGAGAAATTCTCCTGGCGAGCTGCTTCTGAGCAATTCGCACGCCACCTCAAACCCGTGCCCTCAACTGAAGTGCATGTGACTGCGCTTGCTTAA